In Rutidosis leptorrhynchoides isolate AG116_Rl617_1_P2 chromosome 6, CSIRO_AGI_Rlap_v1, whole genome shotgun sequence, the DNA window TTCAtacggctctattgagtcgacatcaatcgtcgatttattggagTCTTGACTGATTCTTAGAGCataaattaaattccaggcaggatttcaaacccatggaaatttgattctacattttcatggcgtctattattatttttattttagtatttttatttttttaacaaaaaaaactttttcctacttaaaggtcggaggtcttctcggaagcaatctctttatccgtcgaataaagagagggattactttctctactcttgagagtgtttcactatgggtggagaaatgacttgtctttattctcggataggggaaggattgtctacatctcacctcccccattcgTGGTATTgggtttttttgttgttgttgttgttgttgttgtattactaTGAACATGTGTTCTTTAGACCAAAATACGATTAGTAACTAACCTTGTCATCATGTTTCTTTGAGGAATCAGCACCAGAATCATGATGAATGCTTTTGTCCTTTCTTTCTTTATCCTTATCTTTACTTCGCTCTTTATGGCGCTGTTTGTGTTTCTTACGCTCCTTATCTTTTTCCCTGTCTTTATCCTTGTGTTTTTTGTGCTTCTTATCCTTGTCTTTCGATTCACTTTTAGATTTTCCAGCTATAGTAAGAGTTCCCTTCTCTGACTACAGACAATCACAAGGCATATCAGTTGGTATATCACAGCTATGGAAAACACAACATTTATACTCGATCTTTCTTTACTACTAAttacagcaatatatatatatatatatatatatatatatatatatatatatatatatatatatatatatatagtgaaaggatccctagagaactagagtatgtagagaatCCATAGAAcccatagattgaacttcaatctatgtggagattgagcttcaatctatgaaaaaaaattagaatctgcaaaaaaaaaaaaaaaaaacgtcaatctgcacgcagattgactcaatctgcacaaaaaaaaagtcaatctgcacagaaaaaagtcgatctgcaaaaaaaaaacgcagattgactcaatctgcacgcagattgactcaatctgcacgcagattgaatcAATCTGAATAAAAAAACAGAAAAAAgtcgatctgtaaaaaaaaaaaaaactggaaaaaatcgtcaatctgcacgcagattgactcaatctgcacgcagattgactcaatctgcaaaaaaaaaaaaaaaatgtgaatcTGCAGCAGATTTACTGAATCTGCAAGAGTTCCAtgggttctctactacctttggttctccatggatcctcaccctatatatatatatatatatatatatatatatatatatatatatatatatatatatatatatatatatatatatatagtgaaatgacccgtgaaaccacgagtttgtttaaacgaaacagtttaatgatatgttttaggtattaagcgaACGTAAACTTTAAAGTCAtctagtttaatgacccgtagaaccacACAATCCGACTAAgaaaaactcgtcagctgaacatttcatcaaacacttaaaaTGGTACTCCTATTAAACAATTCACATCAAATCATaaaagataatattggttgtcatttattgtgaaagtgtaaattaaaatataaatttagaattagttTCCTTATGCTTGCTTTTATACCTTCtcatactcaattcaaaataattaattaaaataatttaattttaataattaaaataattattaataagatttaattataataattaataaataagatttaattttaattcaaaattatttaaattaatgacatcactcaccatgcttagatttttttcttttattttttgatttttttttttacaaaagatttagcctaataatgacatcataattttaggattttaatagaaactgtaGATTACTTACTGATGGCAGTTCAACAGGAGGAGCAGTTTCCCTCAACTGAAAGGCTTCACTCAGGGTGTCAAAGTCAAACGGTTGCATGCGTGTGTTTGCGTCCCTTAAGAACGATGTATTCTGAATGAGCTGATCCAACTGCATCCCTTCACCTTTCCTAACTTCTGGGTCCCCCACAACATTATGTGGGTAATGTGTATCCAAAATTGACAAAGGAAGTGATTCCTTGCAGAAGAAATTATGATGAGGTAACAACTTATAATGACTTGTAAGATCAACAGCACCAGTAAGTTCCCTAGGCCCTATACCAAAAAGACATAAAGCTTACTATTTACTACAGAATGACTATAACATATTGCTTTTAGAATTAACCATAAAGACACTAAGCCATTGGTAAGAGAAAATCACTTGAATTTCCAAACTTTTTGCTTTCAGGATCCATCATTCAGTATCTTGTATGAGTATACGCCGTCATTACCTAAAaagaataattaatattttaaaagtCATTCTGATTCTACACCTTCACTCGCATTCGTTAAAGAAACACAGTTTAACATTATTATGGTGAAAGGTGTACTGTAAACTCCTCATTGAGGATGATAAGTGCGCTTAATTTGTTACATACTGTTGAACTAGTTAGGAATGATTGAGATACTTAGGGCATTTTATTTTTATTCTCTTTATAAATACAAACGGCTTAGCCTTGCCAGTCAATCAAAATAGATTAAAGAAGTACTCTGTATACTAGAATTCTCTCTCTGCTACGTCTTCATCTTTGGATATTAACTGATTCTAAACCCTATAGATCATGTATCCACACACACAAACCAATAATGAACAACCTTGAAATTGAAAAGACAAAATGCAATCAACTTCTGTAAGGTTTTCAAGAACTGAAACTGACAgaaatttcaaattttaaagtctAATAAATCCCCTTATTTACCTTTGCTTCCGGCAATTGAATATACAAATTCTAACAAATTAGACCCTAAACGCAAGCTAACTGAACAATTTAAACAACTAGTTTCCTAATTCAACCCTGAATATTATATCACACTAAACTGCATATAATCACTACGGACCCTGACTTAGCTgccgtaaaaaataataataatataaaaaaataactgtTTCTTTTAGTATTGATGTACAATTTTGTCATGCAAGGAACAGATTGTGAACCGCACAGCTCAAATTCGATCAACTCGCGACAGATTCATTTCACGATTAGGCCAGATTGATTTAATTAAGTACGGAAATAGCAAAAAAATAGACCCGTGaaattgagtttttttttttttttttacaaaacagGATAGGATATGTTTAATTATTAAGTGAGTGTAAATAGTAAAGTTATTCAGTTTAATGAATTGTGAAaccaatattatttttacaaatatattactATACTTAATTTGGTCATAATAAATGTATATTTATTCGGTAAATATTCAAATGAaatcaacttttaagttgagatccaagggatcaatcagagtgcgacacgtggcgcgataatcacatgtgattaaaaaaaaattgaaaaaaaaaaaattttaaaaaaattttaaatttttttttcgatttttttttcaatcacatgtgattgaattttaaCATACagcaaatcacatgtgattctgcatgccaatcacatgtaattgtaaaacccaatcacatgtgattctgtttgtcaaatccaatcacatgtgattgaaacaaattttatttagtaaaatgacgaatttcagtaaatttgtgctaaaacctttaagcaccaagtttttgatcaaaacttgatcaaatcaccaaattaaagtctgaaaatttgaagatatgatcacgaaacgctaacaaacttaatAAAATCGCCGAATTAAAATCTGTTTCCTGTTGAAATttttgtttgaaaaaaaaaatttaaattttttttgaaattttttagggtgtgtttgtttacttcttaatggaatggttcagtactgaatgctgaaccattcagcattcaatgcgtttgtttctgacctctgaatgacatatggtgctgaatggttcaaaatttagctctgaaccattcagagcagaaacactctcttaaccattaagagccaaAATTTTCTGTAATATTGTCCTGAAATCATATCCTGATCACTTAACTAacaaatatattaaattttttattaatGTAACACGTTAATAAGTTAGTTTTACTCAgttcatatcgttcattctaaatgattatcaaacagcttattttcattcagaataaactttattcagaggctctgaaccattcagattctaaaccattcagcactaaatcattcagttttattaaACGCACCCTTAGTGGGGAAAAATATAGAGACTAAATCATCAATTTTGAACAAATCACATGGACTATCCTTGTAATTTTGTAAATAGGGAGTTGTCAAAAGTGTAGTATTTTTCAGGGATGGAGTGTAAAATAAACAAGATAATTAGTTGACAAGTAGATTAAAAACAGATTGAGATACCAGGAAGGAAGAGACTTCGCAATTAGGAAGTACAACACCAAGGGGAAGAATCACTTTTTCTTCTAAATTAATCAAGACTATAAATCTTTTTTGGTTGCAATAAATacaataaaaccctaatttctccCATACTCACCCTTTTTCTTCATCAGTTGCACAATTTTGATTCTAATTTCTAAGGTAAGTTTTTCTTCTGCTGCTTTATTGCATGATCATTATTATGATCTAATAACTTTCGTTAAGGTTTTTACAGGGTTTCTATGTACTTGCAATTTGATTTTTGATGATTATATGTTACAGTAGTAAACGATTTAAAGCAtctttttaaaaaatgaatgcaattggTGCAACTCTTTGCCACATCATTTTGTACATATGTTTCTGTAAAATTAAAGAAAGTGTAACATTTCTCATACATTTATAAGTTTATCTGATATGATTGCAAATTTGATTGAAACtagatgattaaaaaaaaaaattattgattgAAACTagatgatgataaaaaaaaaaaaaaaaaaaaaaaaaaaaaaaaaaaaaaaactgaaaaggtGCTGTTTTGCTGGGGTGCAAGTTAATTTGCATAAAaagtaatgttgtttggatgaagGTAATTACTAATTAGGAAAGTTGATAGTTGGGTCAAATTTCAGTTTTTGTTTGGGAAACATTTTACTCCTCCTATGTATCAATAATTTGCACATCAAGAGACACCTTTGTAGCCATAAAAGTTTTGGGGTCTATAGTGTTTGGTATTATTGATAAGGTTTTAAGGGTTAGGCATTTTTTGGTGTGTTTTACTTTTACATAAGAGCTGTTTCTCGAAAGGACAATTACTCGATAAGGCATATAGGCAATTCGTGTTCGGTTTTATAACCTATAATAAAGTAAAGTAATGCACAAGGGGTAATGTACTACTTCTAGTAGTTTGTTTTTTGAAAAATACTTTATGGTCGATACGATTTGCCATGTTGTTTTCATTCTTCACGTTTTAATATTATTTCCTCTTCATTATGATCCCTCTGAATTGTGTTTATTGGTATTCAGGTTTAGTGTTATGCTTTTCCATTATCTATGGCTTATCCTGGTGTCCTGAACTCGGTATACGCTGTTGCTGTCTGGATTGTTTCGTACGCTTTTGTTGCCATTATTGGGTTATTTCAGATCTCAAGTTTCATCAGTTCTTCTATTTTCAATCGATAAAGCACGTTAAATAGTTTATGGGTTATGCACAACTGATGATATGTCTTGCTTGAAGCAAAAGGTGAttttgtgtattttttttttttgtttttttttttttttgttctgttCTTGTTGAACCACTATGGTAACAGAAATCACTATGCAGAGTT includes these proteins:
- the LOC139855963 gene encoding probable mediator of RNA polymerase II transcription subunit 19b isoform X1 translates to MMDPESKKFGNSRPRELTGAVDLTSHYKLLPHHNFFCKESLPLSILDTHYPHNVVGDPEVRKGEGMQLDQLIQNTSFLRDANTRMQPFDFDTLSEAFQLRETAPPVELPSSEKGTLTIAGKSKSESKDKDKKHKKHKDKDREKDKERKKHKQRHKERSKDKDKERKDKSIHHDSGADSSKKHDDKKRRHEGDEDINDTHRHNKRKHEISKMDEIGAIKVAG
- the LOC139855963 gene encoding probable mediator of RNA polymerase II transcription subunit 19b isoform X2, encoding MDPESKKFGKGPRELTGAVDLTSHYKLLPHHNFFCKESLPLSILDTHYPHNVVGDPEVRKGEGMQLDQLIQNTSFLRDANTRMQPFDFDTLSEAFQLRETAPPVELPSSEKGTLTIAGKSKSESKDKDKKHKKHKDKDREKDKERKKHKQRHKERSKDKDKERKDKSIHHDSGADSSKKHDDKKRRHEGDEDINDTHRHNKRKHEISKMDEIGAIKVAG